From Drosophila nasuta strain 15112-1781.00 chromosome X, ASM2355853v1, whole genome shotgun sequence, one genomic window encodes:
- the LOC132795860 gene encoding nuclear transcription factor Y subunit beta-like isoform X1: MNFSGPDMSDLRLKVDHIMNVVMPDDEADKMANTELPENAPFFANNLSYYPRLQQRYNNWRRSHNKFQQPQQEKAAKSQQKQQKEQEQQRSSFEAELWMLLGKNIAECIKQPSGQPLVSLTTMSTMSALDVANVLLSAHLLKQKQQQQQQQQREKQKDNGMQVNCVLSHYRDHEMRSYMLKSNDLRDVLQRCEQQMWRTSIYNAMPRQEPPMTQLMQMPPRQWLPSMRSMMWRLNRNNRQHNDIATLGNGNRRHRKQLAPLPLLRKTVEASQSEVPVRELQLLRLNRELGPGSELDTKLELEIEPELEMQRVPRTQPSFIYYRRNKKKLT, encoded by the exons ATGAACTTTTCTGGTCCAGATATGTCCGATTTAAGACTGAAGGTTGAT CACATTATGAATGTTGTAATGCCTGACGATGAGGCTGACAAAATGGCGAACACCGAGCTGCCTGAGAATGCGCCCTTCTTTGCCAACAATCTGTCGTATTATCCTCGACTGCAGCAGCGCTATAATAACTGGCGTCGTAGTCACAACAAATTTCAG CAGCCACAGCAAGAGAAGGCTGCAAAAtcgcagcagaagcagcagaaggagcaggagcaacaaAGATCGAGCTTTGAAGCTGAATTGTGGATGCTATTGGGCAAAAACATTGCCGAGTGCATCAAGCAACCGAGTGGCCAACCGCTTGTCTCGCTGACCACAATGTCCACCATGTCCGCTCTTGATGTGGCCAACGTGCTGCTCTCAGCCCATTTgctaaagcaaaagcagcaacagcagcagcagcagcagagggaGAAGCAAAAGGACAACGGCATGCAGGTGAATTGTGTGCTCAGTCATTATCGTGATCACGAGATGCGCAGCTATATGCTGAAGAGCAATGATCTGCGCGATGTGCTGCAACGTTGCGAGCAGCAAATGTGGCGCACGTCCATCTACAATGCGATGCCACGTCAGGAGCCGCCCATGACGCAGCTCATGCAGATGCCACCGCGTCAGTGGCTGCCATCGATGCGTTCCATGATGTGGCGTCTCAATCGCAACAACCGTCAGCACAATGACATTGCAACACTTGGCAACGGCAATCGACGCCATCGCAAGCAGTTGGCACCTTTGCCACTCCTTAGGAAGACCGTCGAGGCATCGCAATCCGAGGTGCCAGTGCGTGAGTTGCAGCTGCTACGGCTCAATCGTGAGCTGGGCCCGGGCTCGGAGTTGGACACCAAACTGGAGCTCGAAATAGAGCCGGAACTTGAAATGCAGCGTGTGCCCCGCACACAGCCATCCTTCATCTATTACAGGCGCAATAAGAAGAAGCTTACATGA
- the LOC132795860 gene encoding putative uncharacterized protein DDB_G0271606 isoform X2: MNFSGPDMSDLRLKVDHIMNVVMPDDEADKMANTELPENAPFFANNLSYYPRLQQRYNNWRRSHNKFQPQQEKAAKSQQKQQKEQEQQRSSFEAELWMLLGKNIAECIKQPSGQPLVSLTTMSTMSALDVANVLLSAHLLKQKQQQQQQQQREKQKDNGMQVNCVLSHYRDHEMRSYMLKSNDLRDVLQRCEQQMWRTSIYNAMPRQEPPMTQLMQMPPRQWLPSMRSMMWRLNRNNRQHNDIATLGNGNRRHRKQLAPLPLLRKTVEASQSEVPVRELQLLRLNRELGPGSELDTKLELEIEPELEMQRVPRTQPSFIYYRRNKKKLT, encoded by the exons ATGAACTTTTCTGGTCCAGATATGTCCGATTTAAGACTGAAGGTTGAT CACATTATGAATGTTGTAATGCCTGACGATGAGGCTGACAAAATGGCGAACACCGAGCTGCCTGAGAATGCGCCCTTCTTTGCCAACAATCTGTCGTATTATCCTCGACTGCAGCAGCGCTATAATAACTGGCGTCGTAGTCACAACAAATTTCAG CCACAGCAAGAGAAGGCTGCAAAAtcgcagcagaagcagcagaaggagcaggagcaacaaAGATCGAGCTTTGAAGCTGAATTGTGGATGCTATTGGGCAAAAACATTGCCGAGTGCATCAAGCAACCGAGTGGCCAACCGCTTGTCTCGCTGACCACAATGTCCACCATGTCCGCTCTTGATGTGGCCAACGTGCTGCTCTCAGCCCATTTgctaaagcaaaagcagcaacagcagcagcagcagcagagggaGAAGCAAAAGGACAACGGCATGCAGGTGAATTGTGTGCTCAGTCATTATCGTGATCACGAGATGCGCAGCTATATGCTGAAGAGCAATGATCTGCGCGATGTGCTGCAACGTTGCGAGCAGCAAATGTGGCGCACGTCCATCTACAATGCGATGCCACGTCAGGAGCCGCCCATGACGCAGCTCATGCAGATGCCACCGCGTCAGTGGCTGCCATCGATGCGTTCCATGATGTGGCGTCTCAATCGCAACAACCGTCAGCACAATGACATTGCAACACTTGGCAACGGCAATCGACGCCATCGCAAGCAGTTGGCACCTTTGCCACTCCTTAGGAAGACCGTCGAGGCATCGCAATCCGAGGTGCCAGTGCGTGAGTTGCAGCTGCTACGGCTCAATCGTGAGCTGGGCCCGGGCTCGGAGTTGGACACCAAACTGGAGCTCGAAATAGAGCCGGAACTTGAAATGCAGCGTGTGCCCCGCACACAGCCATCCTTCATCTATTACAGGCGCAATAAGAAGAAGCTTACATGA